The uncultured Desulfatiglans sp. DNA window TCCGCCCGGGCCACCTGCCAGCCGTTCATATCGACGAGGCCTGTCGTGAGCGCCTTGCGAACGCCGTCGAACCCAGCCTGGAATCCGGCCTCCATGGCCGCCTTGGTGTTGCGGCGGAGCGAATCCCAGTCAAAAGCGAGGCCTCGACCGATCCCTATCGACTTGAGTCGATCGAGCATCTGCATCTCTGCAAGGGAATCTGGCATAGTGGTCATGCTTGGGTCGTTCATGACCATGTTCAGGATCGTATAAAAGTCCTCTGCGGTCTGTTCGTCGACCTGACCGATGGCGATTTCCGGCATGCGCGGGTACACCGCAAAGTCGCCCTGGACGATCTCGCGTTCGGTTTGCGGTACGCCGGTGTTGTCGTTGGCCGTCCAGTCGCTCAGGGGCGTCGCCGTGATCTGGTCCTGATATTGATTGATCTGCTTGATTTCTTCGTCGGTCCCGGTCTCCACCGCAATTCGCACGATCACATAGGCGGTTTCGCTGGGCCAGAAGATGATATCGGTGGCGGGGAAAAGTCCCGGCAGCTTGCCGTCATATCCGGGCGGCACGAAAAGATACTTCCGGCTCCGGCTGCCGTTGAAGGGACTCCCCACAACGGTGTGAAAGATGCCGTATTGATCCATGAGCTGCAGGCTGAAGTAACGATCGGTGATCTCGGGCATCTCGATCACAACCGGTTCCTCCCGCAGATCGATGAAACCGGAGCCATAGAGCGTGGTGGATTGGGGCGTTACCACATAGAAGTCCGGTGTGATCTTCTTGCGCACCCAAAAAAACCGATTGATTCCCGAGTATGCACTGTTTCCTGGGTCATCGTTTTGGGTAATGGTCCAGCGCTGGCCATAGTAGATCACCTGCTGCAGGCCATAGTAGTAAGCTTTCTCGGCAATCTCCCGGACCTGCCACGGCGGCACTCTTTTCGCTGCGGAAGCGCTATCCGCCAACACAATCGCCACAACCCCAATCGCGACTGAAGCAAACGCCAATGCTATGCCCATGGTCCGAAGGGCGCCTTTCGGCCATAGGATACTACGGTGCGGCATCCGAGTGCTCATTTCATGATCCTCCTATCGATTGTGATTTGGCTGTTGCGCTGCTACGACGATCTGCGTTGTACAAAAGCCTGTCTAACCGATCTACCAAAACCAATTGCTCGAAAAAAAGAAGCACGGAATGACCGTCCGGTGCAGCAGCTTGTCAGGCACACCGCTCAATGGTGTATACCATTCTTTCGCCCCGTTCTTTTATTTCAATATTCTTGAGCATTTTCATGCCCAGCTTCAACAATACCTTGTTCGACGCGACGTTGTTTGGATGGGCCAAAGCGAATAAACGGTCAATGTCCAGGTGTTTAAAGGCGTAGTCTATTTGCGCTCTCCCAATTTCTGTCGCATAACCTTTTCCCCATGAGATGTCCTGGAATGCAAAGCCGAATTCGAATTCTTTTCCAGTATCGACGTATTCACACGGTATAATGCCGGCAAAGCCGATAAACTTCTTCTCGTCCAAATCGCAAACAGACCCCAATCCAGTATTGCCATTTTGTTTCATGAAATAGTTATCGATAAAAACATCTGCTTCTTCTGATGACATGGGCCTGCCAGCAAATAGATGTTTCATTACAGAGGGATCGCTGAGCATGCTTTTTAATGTAGATTTCTCAAAGTCTTTTAAATTTGAGAGCAGGAGTCTTTCAGTTTTTATCGAATACATTTTATCTGCCTAACGTTCCCCTCGCGGCGGCGCGGCGTTTTGCGGTCCGCTGCAAAAGCATGGTTGGGCAATTATGATTCAAATTCACTTCTTGAAAGGCCAGATTGACGGATAATGGATTATAGTGTTCCTGTACGCAATTCTGAGTGGTTTGGGACCGGTACGGTAATCGTGGTATCAGGAAGTTGCTTCTGCATAGCGATATGACTGCCACGTTGCCGAATTTCTTCGAATCCATGACGCGAAAGAATAGCGCAAACCTGTTTCCCGGAAAGCATACGAAGCTTACCCAATGGCAACCTCCACTTGCGTTACATATACTTCCTCATGAAAGTGGGCACGAATTTCTGAGGGTGAGGCTGTTTCAAAAAATAAATGGAGTGCCTCCTGAAGATTATTGCAAGCATCTTCTATTGTATCTCCTTGGCTGGCAATATCTAATTCCGGGCAGAGCGAAACGTAGCCATTGACTTCACGTTCGATAATTGCGGTAAGTTTTCTTTGTATGGTGAATACCTCTTTAGATTGACTAATTATTATTCCTTCACTTCGCGCACCAAAGCTTGCTCGGCACGCATGAACCAGTTATCCCTTGTCGCTCCGACGGTCTTGGGACCTACTACGGCAGAAATGGCAATTTTCCCCCCACTGACCGCCAGCCTTGCCGGATATATTCTTTCACGATTCGGTCAAATTCTTCGAAGGCATCATTGCCTTTTCTGCTCTCTTCACCAACAACGCTCATGATTTTATAATTCAGTCTGGATGCCATATCAATCCCTCGTATTGAGGTGGACCGCACATTCACCAGCCAGAGCCGCACACTCCGGCGATTCAGAGTCGTTGGTGAGGACAAACCGGTGCCCTTCAACGCCATATCGAGGATCTCATGGTCTTCTTTTCCGTACCAGCGCTCCTCTTTGACATCAAGAACGT harbors:
- a CDS encoding conserved exported hypothetical protein (Evidence 4 : Unknown function but conserved in other organisms), whose amino-acid sequence is MSTRMPHRSILWPKGALRTMGIALAFASVAIGVVAIVLADSASAAKRVPPWQVREIAEKAYYYGLQQVIYYGQRWTITQNDDPGNSAYSGINRFFWVRKKITPDFYVVTPQSTTLYGSGFIDLREEPVVIEMPEITDRYFSLQLMDQYGIFHTVVGSPFNGSRSRKYLFVPPGYDGKLPGLFPATDIIFWPSETAYVIVRIAVETGTDEEIKQINQYQDQITATPLSDWTANDNTGVPQTEREIVQGDFAVYPRMPEIAIGQVDEQTAEDFYTILNMVMNDPSMTTMPDSLAEMQMLDRLKSIGIGRGLAFDWDSLRRNTKAAMEAGFQAGFDGVRKALTTGLVDMNGWQVARAEGDFATNWIDRAVIADAGWGACDKAISHLGAFRFTDADGEPLNGSNNYTITFDMNNLPPVTEFWSIPIYNAQGYFVANEIDRYEINSYMLEHGDLVVEDGKLVLYVQHSKPEDSDQAKNWLPAPEGDFRFTARFYGPYQTVVDGSYEMPVPVKTGPAK
- a CDS encoding conserved hypothetical protein (Evidence 4 : Unknown function but conserved in other organisms) yields the protein MYSIKTERLLLSNLKDFEKSTLKSMLSDPSVMKHLFAGRPMSSEEADVFIDNYFMKQNGNTGLGSVCDLDEKKFIGFAGIIPCEYVDTGKEFEFGFAFQDISWGKGYATEIGRAQIDYAFKHLDIDRLFALAHPNNVASNKVLLKLGMKMLKNIEIKERGERMVYTIERCA
- a CDS encoding hypothetical protein (Evidence 5 : Unknown function) produces the protein MDSKKFGNVAVISLCRSNFLIPRLPYRSQTTQNCVQEHYNPLSVNLAFQEVNLNHNCPTMLLQRTAKRRAAARGTLGR
- a CDS encoding hypothetical protein (Evidence 5 : Unknown function), with the protein product MKLDSIQILTDENISPKVVKCLRDQGLDVLDVKEERWYGKEDHEILDMALKGTGLSSPTTLNRRSVRLWLVNVRSTSIRGIDMASRLNYKIMSVVGEESRKGNDAFEEFDRIVKEYIRQGWRSVGGKLPFLP